A section of the Saccharopolyspora gregorii genome encodes:
- a CDS encoding sarcosine oxidase subunit delta — protein MLLIPCPWCGPRNETEFHYGGQADVRYPDDPQSVSDEDWARFLFYRANPKGVFTERWSHHAGCRRWFTVQRDTTTNEIHPDGATRTVTR, from the coding sequence ATGCTGCTGATCCCCTGCCCGTGGTGCGGGCCGCGGAACGAGACCGAATTCCACTACGGCGGCCAAGCCGACGTCCGCTATCCGGACGACCCGCAGTCGGTGTCCGATGAGGACTGGGCGCGATTCCTGTTCTACCGCGCCAATCCGAAGGGCGTGTTCACCGAGCGCTGGTCGCACCACGCCGGTTGCCGGCGCTGGTTCACCGTGCAGCGCGACACCACCACCAACGAGATCCACCCCGACGGCGCGACGAGGACGGTGACCAGGTGA
- a CDS encoding sarcosine oxidase subunit beta family protein — protein sequence MSPRTPGADLPEHPDRLWSSPDPRRSYDVVIVGGGGHGLATAYYLAVNHGITNVAVLESGWLAGGNMARNTTIIRSNYLWDESAGLYEHALKLWEGLEEALDYPLLFSQRGVLNLAHSLQEVRDSVRRVEANKLNGVDAEWLDPAQVKEICPILNTSEDLRYPVHGGTWQPRAGIAKHDHVAWGFARALDRMGVDLVQNCQVTGFETVGDRVVGVETTRGNIRAGKVALAAAGSTSVLADTIGLRLPIQSHPLQALVSELLEPVHPTVVMSNAVHVYVSQAHKGELVLGAGIDAYNSYGQRGAFHTIERELTAAVELFPIFARAHVLRTWAGIVDVTPDASAIMGRTPFDGLYVNCGWGTGGFKATPGVGWCYAHTIAHDEPHPLNAPFGLERFTTGALVDEHGAAGVAH from the coding sequence ATGTCGCCGCGCACACCCGGTGCAGACCTGCCCGAGCACCCGGATCGGCTCTGGAGCTCCCCGGACCCGAGGCGCTCCTACGACGTGGTGATCGTCGGGGGCGGCGGGCACGGGCTCGCCACCGCCTACTACCTCGCCGTCAACCACGGCATCACCAACGTCGCGGTGTTGGAGAGCGGCTGGCTCGCGGGCGGGAACATGGCCCGCAACACCACGATCATCCGCTCCAACTACCTGTGGGACGAGAGCGCCGGGCTCTACGAGCACGCGCTGAAGCTGTGGGAAGGGCTCGAAGAAGCGCTGGACTACCCGCTGCTGTTCTCCCAGCGCGGCGTGCTGAACCTGGCGCACTCGCTGCAGGAGGTCCGCGACAGCGTCCGCCGCGTCGAGGCGAACAAGCTCAACGGCGTCGACGCCGAATGGCTGGATCCCGCGCAGGTCAAGGAGATCTGCCCGATCCTGAACACCTCCGAGGACCTCCGCTACCCGGTGCACGGCGGCACCTGGCAGCCGCGCGCGGGCATCGCCAAGCACGACCACGTCGCCTGGGGCTTCGCCCGCGCGCTGGACCGGATGGGCGTGGACCTGGTGCAGAACTGCCAGGTCACCGGATTCGAGACCGTCGGCGATCGGGTCGTCGGGGTCGAGACCACCCGCGGGAACATCCGAGCGGGCAAGGTCGCGCTGGCCGCCGCGGGCAGCACCTCGGTGCTCGCCGACACCATCGGGCTGCGGCTGCCGATCCAGAGCCACCCGCTGCAGGCGCTCGTGTCCGAACTGCTCGAACCCGTGCACCCCACGGTGGTCATGTCGAACGCGGTGCACGTCTACGTCAGCCAGGCGCACAAGGGAGAACTGGTCCTCGGCGCCGGCATCGACGCGTACAACTCCTACGGGCAGCGCGGTGCGTTCCACACCATCGAACGCGAACTCACCGCGGCCGTCGAACTGTTCCCGATCTTCGCGCGGGCGCACGTGCTGCGCACCTGGGCCGGGATCGTGGACGTCACCCCCGACGCCTCCGCGATCATGGGGCGCACCCCGTTCGACGGCCTGTACGTCAACTGCGGCTGGGGCACCGGCGGGTTCAAGGCCACGCCCGGTGTCGGCTGGTGCTACGCGCACACCATCGCCCACGACGAACCGCACCCGCTCAACGCGCCCTTCGGGCTGGAGCGGTTCACCACCGGAGCCCTCGTCGACGAGCACGGCGCCGCGGGCGTCGCGCACTGA
- the glyA gene encoding serine hydroxymethyltransferase, producing MNSSGSAAAFNDRLAVVDPEVAAAVGAELGRQQNTLEMIASENFAPQAVLQAQGSVLTNKYAEGYPGRRYYGGCEHVDVVEQLAIDRVKALFGASFANVQPHSGAQANAAAMHALLSPGDTIMGLDLAHGGHLTHGMRINFSGKLYTVVPYHVREDDHRVDMDEVARLARENRPKLIVAGWSAYPRQLDFARFREIADEVGAYLMVDMAHFAGLVAAGLHPSPLPYADVVTTTTHKTLGGPRGGVILSASEEFARKFNSAVFPGQQGGPLEHVIAGKAVLFKLAATPEFADRQQRTLDGARIIAERLLQDDARAAGVSLVSGGTDVHLVLVDLRHSELDGKQAEDRLHTIGITVNRNAVPNDPRPPMTTSGLRIGTPALATRGFTTTEFTEVADIIATALQPTTDTEALRDRVEALTRKFPLYPNLNGGL from the coding sequence ATGAACTCGTCCGGAAGTGCAGCTGCGTTCAACGACCGGCTTGCGGTGGTGGATCCGGAGGTGGCCGCTGCTGTGGGGGCGGAGCTGGGTCGTCAGCAGAACACGTTGGAGATGATCGCGTCGGAGAACTTCGCGCCGCAGGCGGTGTTGCAGGCGCAGGGTTCGGTGTTGACGAACAAGTACGCCGAGGGGTACCCGGGCCGCCGGTATTACGGTGGTTGTGAGCACGTGGACGTGGTCGAGCAGTTGGCGATCGATCGGGTGAAGGCGTTGTTCGGGGCGTCGTTCGCGAACGTGCAGCCGCATTCGGGGGCGCAGGCCAACGCCGCGGCGATGCACGCGTTGTTGTCGCCGGGTGACACGATCATGGGCTTGGACCTGGCCCACGGCGGGCATTTGACGCACGGGATGCGCATCAACTTCTCCGGCAAGCTCTACACCGTCGTCCCGTACCACGTGCGCGAGGACGATCACCGGGTCGACATGGACGAGGTGGCCCGCCTGGCTCGGGAGAACCGGCCGAAGCTGATCGTGGCGGGCTGGTCGGCGTATCCGCGGCAGTTGGACTTCGCGCGGTTCCGGGAGATCGCCGACGAGGTCGGTGCCTATCTGATGGTCGACATGGCCCACTTCGCGGGTCTGGTCGCCGCCGGGTTGCACCCGAGCCCGCTGCCCTATGCCGATGTGGTCACCACGACCACCCACAAGACCCTCGGCGGGCCCCGGGGCGGGGTGATCCTCTCGGCCAGTGAGGAGTTCGCGAGGAAGTTCAACTCCGCGGTCTTCCCCGGCCAGCAGGGCGGCCCGCTGGAACACGTCATCGCGGGCAAGGCCGTGCTGTTCAAACTCGCCGCCACCCCGGAGTTCGCCGACCGCCAGCAGCGCACCCTCGACGGCGCCCGCATCATCGCCGAGCGCCTCCTGCAAGACGACGCCCGCGCCGCGGGGGTGTCGCTGGTCTCCGGCGGCACCGACGTCCACCTCGTGCTGGTCGACCTGCGCCACTCCGAACTCGACGGCAAGCAGGCCGAAGACCGCCTCCACACCATCGGCATCACCGTCAACCGCAACGCCGTCCCGAACGACCCCCGACCCCCCATGACCACCAGCGGCCTGCGCATCGGCACCCCCGCCCTGGCCACCCGCGGCTTCACCACCACCGAATTCACCGAAGTCGCCGACATCATCGCCACAGCACTCCAACCCACCACCGACACCGAAGCCCTGCGCGACCGCGTCGAGGCGCTCACCCGCAAGTTCCCGCTGTACCCGAACCTGAACGGAGGGCTCTGA
- a CDS encoding GcvT family protein: MSTPRVVIIGAGIVGTNLADELTERGWDRVTVLDQGPLPLTGGSTSHAPGLVFQTTGSKTMTEFATYTRNKLAALEVDGGWCFNQVGGLEIATTPERLADLHRKQGWATSWGVPGTVLGPEECAKLHPLLDRDRVLGGLHTPTDGLAKASRAVIALARRAEARGARFQGSTRVLGISTSGGKVTGVETDQGEVPADLVVSCAGFWGQAIGDMVGMRVPLLPLAHQYAQTDQLPELAGRNDPRIEARLPILRHQDHDLYYREHDDRLGIGTYAHRPIPVGLHELPQDEDAPSEAAMPSMLAFTEEDFAASWEHSKRLLPALRTAKVETGFNGVFSFTPDGGPLVGESPDVAGFWIAEAVWVTHSSGVARAVAQLLVDGRSEIELHGCDVHRFDEIEVTPQHADETSQRNFVEIYDVKHPLQPKFSPRDLRVSPFHARQRELGAFFLEAHGWERPHWYEANAPLVKELPMEWQPPSRDAWSAMYHSPVAAVEAWKTRTAVALYDMTPLKRLEVSGPGSLEFLDRLTTGKMDKSVGSVTYTLLLDRAGGVRSDLTVARLGERLFQVGANGNLDLDYLRRNLPDDHSVQVRDITGGTCCVGVWGPLARDLVQPLSRDDFSHDGLKFFRCKRAHVAGIPVTAMRVSYVGELGWEIYTSAEYGQRLWDVLFEAGRELGVVPAGRAAFNSLRLEKGYRAWGADMTTEHDPFEAGVGFAVRRNKGDFVGKDALEGRDQDSVSRRLSCLTIDDGRSVVLGAEPVFVDSAPAGYVTSAAFSHTLGFPIAYAWLPASAEPGTSVEIKYFDRMVRATVAAEPLVDPEMHRIRR, translated from the coding sequence ATGAGCACCCCACGCGTCGTCATCATCGGAGCCGGGATCGTCGGCACCAACCTCGCCGACGAGCTCACCGAACGCGGCTGGGACCGCGTCACCGTCCTCGACCAGGGACCGCTGCCGCTCACCGGCGGTTCCACCTCGCACGCCCCGGGACTCGTCTTCCAGACCACCGGGTCGAAGACGATGACCGAGTTCGCCACCTACACCAGGAACAAGCTCGCCGCGCTGGAGGTCGACGGCGGGTGGTGCTTCAACCAGGTCGGCGGCCTGGAGATCGCCACCACGCCGGAACGGCTCGCCGACCTGCACCGCAAGCAGGGCTGGGCGACCTCCTGGGGTGTGCCCGGCACCGTCCTCGGGCCGGAGGAGTGCGCGAAGCTGCACCCGCTGCTGGACCGGGACCGCGTCCTCGGCGGGTTGCACACCCCCACCGACGGGCTCGCCAAGGCCTCCCGCGCCGTCATCGCCCTCGCCCGCCGCGCCGAAGCCCGCGGCGCCCGCTTCCAGGGCTCCACCCGCGTCCTCGGCATCAGCACCAGCGGCGGCAAGGTCACCGGCGTCGAGACCGACCAGGGCGAGGTGCCCGCCGACCTCGTGGTGTCCTGCGCCGGGTTCTGGGGCCAGGCCATCGGCGACATGGTCGGCATGCGGGTGCCGCTGCTGCCGCTGGCGCACCAGTACGCGCAGACCGACCAGCTGCCCGAACTTGCCGGGCGCAACGACCCGCGGATCGAGGCGCGGCTGCCGATCCTGCGCCACCAGGACCACGACCTGTACTACCGCGAGCACGACGACCGGCTCGGCATCGGCACCTACGCGCACCGCCCCATCCCGGTCGGGCTGCACGAGCTGCCGCAGGACGAGGACGCGCCCAGCGAAGCGGCGATGCCGTCGATGCTGGCGTTCACCGAGGAGGACTTCGCCGCGTCCTGGGAGCACAGCAAGCGGCTGCTGCCCGCGCTGCGCACCGCGAAGGTCGAGACCGGGTTCAACGGCGTCTTCTCCTTCACCCCCGACGGCGGGCCGCTGGTCGGCGAATCCCCGGACGTGGCCGGGTTCTGGATCGCCGAGGCGGTGTGGGTGACGCACTCCTCCGGCGTGGCCCGCGCCGTCGCGCAGCTGCTCGTGGACGGGCGCAGCGAGATCGAGCTGCACGGCTGCGACGTGCACCGCTTCGACGAGATCGAGGTGACCCCGCAGCACGCGGACGAGACCTCGCAGCGCAACTTCGTGGAGATCTACGACGTCAAGCACCCGCTGCAGCCGAAGTTCTCCCCGCGGGACCTGCGGGTCAGCCCGTTCCACGCGCGGCAGCGCGAACTCGGCGCGTTCTTCCTGGAAGCCCACGGCTGGGAACGCCCGCACTGGTACGAGGCGAACGCGCCGCTGGTCAAGGAACTGCCGATGGAGTGGCAGCCGCCGTCGCGGGACGCCTGGTCGGCGATGTACCACTCCCCCGTCGCCGCGGTCGAAGCGTGGAAGACCCGCACCGCCGTCGCCCTCTACGACATGACCCCGCTGAAGCGGCTGGAGGTCTCCGGCCCCGGCTCGCTGGAGTTCCTGGACCGGCTCACCACCGGCAAGATGGACAAGTCCGTCGGCTCGGTCACCTACACGCTGCTGCTGGACCGCGCCGGCGGCGTGCGCAGCGACCTCACCGTCGCGCGGCTCGGCGAACGGCTGTTCCAGGTCGGCGCGAACGGGAACCTGGACCTGGATTACCTGCGGCGGAACCTGCCCGACGATCACAGCGTGCAAGTCCGGGACATCACCGGCGGCACCTGCTGCGTCGGGGTGTGGGGGCCGCTAGCCCGGGACCTGGTGCAACCGCTGAGCCGGGACGACTTCTCCCACGATGGCTTGAAGTTCTTCCGCTGCAAGCGGGCGCACGTCGCGGGCATCCCGGTCACGGCGATGCGGGTGTCCTACGTCGGCGAGCTCGGCTGGGAGATCTACACCAGCGCCGAGTACGGGCAGCGGCTGTGGGACGTGCTGTTCGAGGCCGGCCGCGAGCTCGGCGTGGTTCCCGCGGGGCGCGCCGCGTTCAACAGCCTGCGGCTGGAGAAGGGCTACCGGGCCTGGGGCGCGGACATGACCACCGAGCACGACCCGTTCGAAGCGGGCGTCGGGTTCGCGGTCCGCCGGAACAAGGGCGACTTCGTCGGCAAGGACGCGTTGGAGGGCCGCGACCAGGATTCGGTGTCGCGGCGGCTGTCCTGCCTGACGATCGACGACGGGCGCAGCGTGGTGCTCGGCGCGGAGCCGGTGTTCGTCGACTCGGCGCCCGCCGGGTACGTGACCTCCGCGGCGTTCTCGCACACCCTCGGCTTCCCCATCGCCTACGCGTGGCTGCCCGCGTCGGCGGAGCCCGGGACCTCGGTGGAGATCAAGTACTTCGACCGGATGGTGCGGGCGACCGTCGCCGCCGAACCGCTCGTCGACCCGGAGATGCACCGCATCCGCCGGTGA
- a CDS encoding cyclodeaminase/cyclohydrolase family protein, with the protein MRTGSIDTFLQGLASRDPAPGGGATAALHAAQGAALVAMVARFSDGAKYAEHAAEIGAVLAEADELRGLALDLVERDATAFGAVGTAYGLPKDTAEAKAARSRAIAAALAEASRVPVQVIALAGRVVRLAERLRPVGNRNVITDIAAAADAARAAASTSRVNAEVNLPGVADPATRDALTAAIAEAADVLHRAEETTTAVREQIQR; encoded by the coding sequence ATGCGCACGGGTTCGATCGACACCTTCCTGCAGGGCCTCGCCTCCCGCGATCCCGCACCCGGCGGCGGCGCCACCGCCGCGCTGCACGCCGCGCAGGGCGCCGCACTGGTCGCCATGGTGGCGCGGTTCAGCGACGGTGCGAAGTACGCCGAGCACGCGGCGGAGATCGGCGCGGTGCTGGCGGAGGCAGACGAGCTGCGCGGGCTGGCGCTGGACCTGGTGGAGCGGGACGCCACCGCGTTCGGCGCGGTCGGCACCGCCTACGGCCTGCCGAAGGACACCGCGGAGGCGAAGGCCGCCCGGTCCCGGGCGATCGCGGCGGCGCTGGCCGAGGCGAGCCGGGTGCCCGTCCAGGTCATCGCGCTCGCAGGCCGGGTCGTGCGGCTGGCCGAGCGGCTGCGGCCCGTCGGCAACCGCAACGTGATCACCGACATCGCGGCGGCCGCGGACGCGGCGCGCGCGGCGGCCTCCACTTCGCGGGTGAACGCGGAGGTGAACCTGCCCGGCGTCGCCGACCCTGCGACGCGGGACGCGCTCACGGCGGCGATCGCCGAGGCCGCCGACGTCCTCCACCGAGCCGAAGAGACCACCACCGCGGTACGGGAGCAGATCCAGCGATGA
- a CDS encoding bifunctional 5,10-methylenetetrahydrofolate dehydrogenase/5,10-methenyltetrahydrofolate cyclohydrolase, which translates to MPATDPTGTVAPATATPPVETAVLDGTGPARAIRAEVAAAAAELAAAGVPARLAVVVATDDESSAWYVRSIAKAAAKSGVECEVVDLGADASAERIREELAALSGEPEVHGIILQTPLPPGADFEELASSIAPDKDVDGANPLSAGWLAAGLPAFPPATAAAVLAVLDHHGVPLAGRDCAVVGRSTVVGKPVAQLLLGRDATVTICHRHTADLAARTRTADVLVVAVGRPGLIAEQHVHRGSVVVDVGTNPTPDGGLVGDVDPAVAGRVAALTPVPGGVGPVTTALLLRHTVRAALAEAGG; encoded by the coding sequence GTGCCCGCAACCGATCCGACCGGGACCGTCGCGCCCGCCACCGCGACCCCACCGGTGGAGACCGCGGTCCTGGACGGCACCGGCCCGGCCCGCGCCATCCGGGCCGAGGTCGCCGCCGCCGCGGCCGAGCTCGCCGCCGCGGGCGTGCCCGCCCGGCTGGCCGTCGTGGTGGCCACCGACGACGAGTCGAGCGCCTGGTACGTGCGCTCGATCGCGAAGGCGGCCGCGAAGTCCGGGGTGGAGTGCGAGGTCGTGGACCTCGGCGCCGACGCCTCCGCGGAGCGCATCCGCGAGGAGCTCGCGGCGCTGAGCGGCGAACCGGAGGTGCACGGCATCATCCTGCAGACCCCGCTGCCGCCGGGCGCCGACTTCGAGGAACTGGCCTCCTCGATCGCACCGGACAAGGACGTGGACGGGGCGAACCCGCTGTCGGCGGGCTGGCTCGCCGCCGGACTGCCCGCGTTCCCGCCCGCGACGGCCGCCGCGGTGCTCGCGGTGCTGGACCACCACGGCGTGCCGCTCGCGGGCCGCGACTGCGCGGTGGTGGGCCGCTCCACCGTGGTGGGCAAACCGGTGGCGCAGCTGCTGCTGGGGCGGGACGCGACGGTGACGATCTGCCACCGCCACACCGCGGACCTGGCCGCGCGCACCCGGACGGCGGACGTGCTGGTGGTGGCGGTCGGTCGGCCGGGTCTGATCGCGGAGCAGCACGTGCACCGGGGTTCGGTCGTGGTGGACGTGGGCACCAATCCGACGCCGGACGGCGGGTTGGTCGGCGATGTCGACCCGGCGGTGGCCGGCCGGGTCGCGGCGTTGACGCCGGTGCCGGGCGGGGTGGGGCCGGTGACGACGGCGCTGCTGCTGCGGCACACCGTGCGAGCCGCGCTCGCGGAGGCCGGCGGTTAG
- a CDS encoding L-serine ammonia-lyase, producing MTLSVFDLFKVGIGPSSSHTVGPMLAAFRFVARLRESGVLPRVAAVRCELFGSLGATGHGHGSVPAVVLGLLGEQPHLVDPVRTEPDVRAVREEGRISLGGERKIAFSVERDVVLHRRKRLEFHTNGMRFDAFDEQGEPLLRREFFSVGGGFVLDEDEAGRPVLVAGGPEVPFPFRTGAELLARARESGSRISDVMLANELSWRPEQETRDGLLHIWSVMRECVDNGARTGGVLPGGLRVRRRAKELRERLESGVDESDALHAMEWVTLYALAVNEENAAGGRVVTAPTNGAAGIVPAVLHYAHRFLAGFDEDAVVRFLLTAGAIGVLFKENASISGAEVGCQGEVGSACSMAAAGLAEVLGGTPEQVENAAEIGIEHNLGLTCDPVGGLVQIPCIERNAVAAIKAITAARMALRGDGEHHVSLDKAIKTMRETGADMKDKYKETARGGLALNVVEC from the coding sequence ATGACCCTCTCAGTGTTCGACCTGTTCAAGGTGGGCATCGGGCCGTCGAGTTCGCACACGGTCGGCCCGATGCTGGCCGCGTTCCGGTTCGTGGCGCGGCTGCGCGAGTCCGGGGTGCTGCCCCGGGTGGCGGCGGTGCGCTGCGAGCTGTTCGGTTCGCTGGGCGCGACGGGCCACGGCCACGGCAGCGTCCCGGCGGTGGTGCTGGGTCTGCTCGGCGAGCAGCCGCACCTGGTGGACCCGGTGCGCACCGAACCGGACGTGCGGGCGGTGCGCGAGGAGGGCCGGATCAGCCTCGGCGGCGAGCGCAAGATCGCGTTCTCGGTGGAGCGGGACGTGGTGCTGCACCGGCGGAAGCGGCTGGAGTTCCACACCAACGGGATGCGCTTCGACGCGTTCGACGAGCAGGGGGAACCGCTGCTGCGCCGCGAGTTCTTCTCGGTCGGCGGCGGTTTCGTGCTGGACGAGGACGAGGCGGGCCGGCCGGTGCTGGTGGCGGGCGGCCCGGAGGTGCCCTTCCCGTTCCGCACCGGCGCGGAACTGCTGGCGCGGGCTCGGGAGTCCGGTTCGCGGATCAGCGACGTGATGCTGGCGAACGAGCTGTCCTGGCGGCCCGAGCAGGAGACCCGGGACGGCCTGCTGCACATCTGGTCGGTGATGCGCGAGTGCGTGGACAACGGCGCGCGCACCGGTGGTGTGCTGCCGGGCGGCCTGCGGGTGCGGCGCCGGGCCAAGGAGCTGCGGGAGCGGCTGGAGTCCGGGGTCGACGAGAGCGACGCGCTGCACGCGATGGAGTGGGTGACGCTCTACGCGCTGGCGGTGAACGAGGAGAACGCGGCGGGCGGCCGGGTCGTGACGGCGCCGACGAACGGCGCGGCCGGGATCGTGCCCGCGGTGCTGCACTACGCGCACCGGTTCCTGGCCGGGTTCGACGAGGACGCGGTGGTGCGGTTCCTGCTGACGGCGGGCGCGATCGGCGTGCTGTTCAAGGAGAACGCGTCGATCTCGGGCGCCGAGGTGGGCTGCCAGGGCGAGGTCGGGTCGGCGTGCTCGATGGCGGCGGCCGGTCTCGCGGAAGTGCTGGGCGGCACCCCGGAGCAGGTGGAGAACGCCGCCGAGATCGGCATCGAGCACAACCTGGGCCTCACCTGCGATCCGGTGGGCGGCCTGGTGCAGATCCCGTGCATCGAGCGGAACGCGGTGGCCGCGATCAAGGCGATCACCGCCGCCCGGATGGCGCTGCGCGGCGACGGCGAGCACCACGTCTCCCTGGACAAGGCGATCAAGACGATGCGCGAGACCGGGGCGGACATGAAGGACAAGTACAAGGAGACCGCCCGCGGCGGCCTCGCCCTCAACGTCGTCGAGTGCTGA
- the purU gene encoding formyltetrahydrofolate deformylase translates to MTRKFTLTLSCPNRSGIVHAVSSYLVGQGCDIAEHRQFDDGVKGRLFLRTQVTADREVDLEVVSRSFEPVAADFEMDFSFDPDRDARVLVMVSKLGHCLNDLIFRWRSGGLSADIVAVVSNHETLRPMAESAGLPFVHVPVTPETKAAAEARLLELVDEYDVELVVLARYMQVLSDEACKALEGRAINIHHSFLPGFKGAKPYHQAYSRGVKLVGATAHYVTPDLDEGPIIEQEVIRIDHTHDPVALQAVGRDAEALALSRAVRWHCERRVLPNGHSTVVFR, encoded by the coding sequence ATGACCAGGAAGTTCACCCTGACGTTGAGCTGCCCCAACCGCAGCGGCATCGTCCACGCGGTCAGCAGCTACCTGGTGGGCCAGGGCTGCGACATCGCCGAGCACCGCCAGTTCGACGACGGCGTGAAGGGCCGGTTGTTCCTGCGCACCCAGGTGACCGCGGACCGCGAGGTGGACCTGGAGGTGGTGTCGCGGAGCTTCGAACCGGTGGCCGCGGACTTCGAGATGGACTTCTCGTTCGACCCGGACCGCGACGCCCGGGTGCTGGTGATGGTGTCGAAGCTGGGCCACTGCCTGAACGATCTGATCTTCCGCTGGCGCTCGGGCGGGTTGAGCGCGGACATCGTGGCCGTGGTGTCGAACCACGAGACGTTGCGGCCGATGGCGGAGTCGGCGGGCCTGCCGTTCGTCCACGTGCCGGTGACGCCGGAGACGAAGGCCGCGGCGGAAGCCCGGCTGCTGGAACTGGTGGACGAGTACGACGTGGAACTGGTGGTGCTGGCCCGCTACATGCAGGTGCTCTCGGACGAGGCGTGCAAGGCGCTGGAGGGCCGGGCGATCAACATTCACCACTCGTTCCTGCCGGGCTTCAAGGGCGCGAAGCCGTACCACCAGGCGTATTCGCGCGGGGTGAAGCTGGTGGGCGCGACGGCGCACTACGTGACGCCGGACCTGGACGAGGGCCCGATCATCGAGCAGGAGGTGATCCGGATCGATCACACGCACGACCCGGTGGCGCTGCAGGCGGTGGGCCGGGACGCGGAGGCGCTGGCGCTGTCCCGGGCGGTGCGCTGGCACTGCGAGCGGCGGGTGCTGCCGAACGGGCACAGCACCGTGGTGTTCCGGTGA
- a CDS encoding aromatic ring-hydroxylating oxygenase subunit alpha — MTTGELSTPDTGEALPESLRETLAGYYYTDPSIFRTEQEAIFEAGWFCAVLSADLARPGQYETVQIGRESVVVTRGRDGAIKAYLNVCRHRGARLCTEEKGEVRRSFQCPYHAWTYGLDGKLVAAPNLNAMQDIDRVEYGLHTVHVREWLGYAWLCLAEDPPSFEETVIGDVTNRLGSPEAIVGYQVADLKLGRRIEYDVQANWKQIVENFMECYHCATIHPELTEVLPEFADGLAAQYFVGHGAEFGEEVQGFTVDGSAGLERIPGVQEDQDRRYYAITVRPQVFINLVPDHVVFHRMFPLSAERTIVRCDWLYLPEVVESGADLDRSVELFHRVNQQDFDACERCQLAMDSRSYRQGGVLVPSEHHIGEFHDWVRERVG; from the coding sequence ATGACCACCGGTGAGCTGTCCACTCCCGACACCGGCGAAGCGCTGCCCGAGAGCCTGCGCGAGACGCTGGCCGGCTACTACTACACGGACCCGTCGATCTTCCGGACCGAGCAGGAGGCGATCTTCGAAGCGGGGTGGTTCTGCGCGGTGCTGAGCGCGGACCTGGCCCGCCCCGGGCAGTACGAGACGGTGCAGATCGGCCGGGAGAGCGTCGTCGTGACCCGCGGCCGGGACGGCGCGATCAAGGCCTACCTGAACGTGTGCCGGCACCGCGGGGCCCGGCTGTGCACGGAGGAGAAGGGCGAGGTGCGGCGCTCCTTCCAGTGCCCGTACCACGCGTGGACGTACGGCCTGGACGGCAAGCTGGTGGCCGCGCCGAACCTGAACGCGATGCAGGACATCGACCGCGTCGAGTACGGCCTGCACACCGTGCACGTGCGGGAGTGGCTGGGGTACGCGTGGCTGTGCCTGGCCGAGGACCCGCCGTCGTTCGAGGAGACGGTGATCGGGGACGTGACGAACCGCCTGGGATCGCCGGAGGCGATCGTCGGCTACCAGGTGGCGGACCTGAAGCTGGGCAGGCGCATCGAGTACGACGTCCAGGCGAACTGGAAGCAGATCGTCGAGAACTTCATGGAGTGCTACCACTGCGCGACGATCCACCCGGAGCTCACCGAGGTGCTGCCGGAGTTCGCCGACGGCCTCGCCGCGCAGTACTTCGTGGGCCACGGCGCCGAGTTCGGCGAGGAGGTGCAGGGCTTCACGGTGGACGGTTCGGCGGGCCTGGAGCGGATTCCGGGCGTGCAGGAGGACCAGGACCGCCGCTACTACGCGATCACGGTGCGCCCGCAGGTGTTCATCAACCTGGTGCCCGACCACGTGGTGTTCCACCGGATGTTCCCGCTGTCGGCGGAGCGCACCATCGTGCGCTGCGACTGGCTGTACCTGCCGGAGGTGGTGGAGTCGGGGGCGGACCTCGATCGGTCGGTGGAGCTGTTCCACCGGGTGAACCAGCAGGACTTCGACGCGTGCGAGCGCTGCCAGCTGGCGATGGACTCGCGGTCGTACCGCCAGGGCGGGGTGCTGGTGCCGAGCGAGCACCACATCGGCGAGTTCCACGACTGGGTGCGCGAGCGGGTCGGCTGA